A stretch of the Actinomyces qiguomingii genome encodes the following:
- a CDS encoding glycosyltransferase family 4 protein: protein MIPSPAETSAPAGAQVQADRLRILEVSGSAVGGMRAHVAECARILADGGHDVIVEAPSDVIAEADFGRARTEVLSIGSRPGPGDGAVLARLRRLGRRADVIHAHGLRAGALAALALGARRPGRTRLVVTIHNQPVGGRLTTAFGDRLEGLVAARADHVLAVSPDIAERQRSRGADTVDLAVIPAPRRSNQDLAPRASSVESAWRGASTRILTVARLAPQKGLDLLLDTAALLVAHAATDSGPSAGLSWAVAGQGPGLDAAEARIRADALPVNLLGRREDVPALMGAADVVVQTSLWEGQPIALQEALQAGAAIVATDVGGTAATARGGATLVPPQPQALAEAIYRLLTDARAREEAQRRARQAATLLPDNADLAVQLDAVVAHR from the coding sequence ATGATCCCGTCACCGGCTGAAACTTCAGCGCCTGCCGGCGCGCAGGTGCAGGCGGACCGGCTGCGCATCCTGGAGGTGTCGGGCAGTGCCGTCGGCGGTATGCGTGCGCATGTGGCCGAGTGCGCTCGGATACTGGCCGACGGGGGACATGACGTGATCGTGGAGGCGCCATCCGATGTCATCGCGGAAGCCGACTTCGGGCGTGCCCGCACCGAGGTGCTTTCGATCGGCTCCCGTCCCGGCCCCGGCGACGGCGCCGTCCTCGCCCGTCTGCGGCGGCTCGGGCGCCGCGCCGACGTCATTCACGCCCACGGTCTGCGCGCCGGCGCCCTGGCAGCCCTCGCCTTGGGTGCACGCCGACCTGGACGCACTCGCCTGGTGGTGACTATTCACAATCAGCCGGTGGGCGGACGTCTTACCACTGCCTTTGGGGATAGGCTGGAGGGACTGGTGGCTGCGCGTGCCGATCATGTGTTGGCCGTCAGCCCGGATATAGCCGAGCGTCAACGCAGCCGCGGAGCCGATACGGTGGATCTGGCCGTGATACCTGCTCCACGGCGAAGTAACCAGGATCTGGCGCCGCGTGCCTCATCGGTTGAGTCTGCGTGGAGGGGAGCATCCACACGGATTCTGACGGTTGCTCGCCTGGCACCCCAGAAGGGCCTGGACCTGCTTCTGGACACCGCTGCGCTGCTGGTTGCGCATGCCGCTACCGATTCGGGGCCGAGTGCTGGCCTGTCCTGGGCGGTTGCCGGCCAGGGACCCGGGCTGGACGCCGCCGAGGCACGTATCCGGGCCGATGCCCTGCCGGTCAATCTGCTGGGGCGGCGTGAGGACGTGCCGGCGCTCATGGGCGCGGCCGACGTGGTCGTGCAGACCAGCCTTTGGGAGGGGCAGCCAATCGCGCTACAGGAGGCGCTACAGGCGGGAGCCGCGATTGTCGCGACCGATGTGGGTGGCACCGCCGCAACCGCTCGTGGGGGTGCCACCCTGGTACCTCCACAGCCACAGGCGCTGGCCGAGGCGATTTACCGGTTGCTCACGGATGCCCGGGCCCGGGAGGAGGCCCAGCGGCGTGCTCGCCAGGCCGCGACACTTTTGCCGGACAATGCCGATCTGGCTGTCCAACTGGACGCGGTTGTCGCTCATCGTTGA
- a CDS encoding NUDIX domain-containing protein translates to MSRHDLRDVHELTRSVVSHERVWEGPIFAVDDDAIVLTEGFSPVRRQTVVHHDAVNIVALREGDDSSQADAAAEILMVRQYRHPVRAMLWEIPAGLLDVPGELPLAAAQRELAEETDYIAARWDVLVDSYASPGFTTEGARTFLARELTLLPEEERIPREAEEAEFKPTWVRLDEAVDAVMRGLLHNPSTVIGILAAAHVRDRGYTGLRAADADWLRSPESL, encoded by the coding sequence CTGAGTCGGCACGATTTGAGGGATGTCCATGAACTTACGCGCTCGGTGGTCAGTCATGAGCGCGTCTGGGAGGGACCGATATTCGCGGTCGACGATGATGCGATTGTTCTGACGGAGGGATTCTCCCCGGTGCGTCGCCAGACGGTGGTGCACCATGACGCCGTGAATATCGTGGCGCTGCGGGAGGGCGACGACTCCTCGCAGGCCGACGCGGCAGCCGAGATTCTCATGGTTCGCCAGTACCGTCATCCGGTGCGGGCGATGTTGTGGGAGATCCCGGCCGGCCTGTTGGATGTTCCGGGGGAGCTGCCGTTGGCAGCGGCGCAGCGTGAACTTGCTGAGGAGACGGACTACATCGCGGCGCGCTGGGACGTGCTGGTCGACTCCTACGCCTCACCCGGGTTCACCACCGAGGGGGCGCGCACCTTCCTCGCCCGCGAGCTGACGCTCCTGCCGGAGGAGGAGCGGATCCCCCGGGAGGCCGAAGAGGCCGAGTTCAAGCCCACCTGGGTGCGCCTGGATGAGGCCGTGGACGCGGTTATGCGGGGGCTATTGCATAACCCCTCTACTGTGATCGGCATTCTCGCCGCTGCGCACGTGCGCGACCGCGGCTACACGGGGCTGCGCGCGGCCGACGCCGATTGGTTGCGTAGCCCCGAGAGCCTGTGA
- a CDS encoding DNA gyrase/topoisomerase IV subunit A, with amino-acid sequence MPKSAPPTPPPTDHLIVEQDLPTEMRTSFLEYAYSVIYARALPDARDGLKPVQRRILFQMDRMGLRPDRPHVKSSRVVGDVMGRLHPHGDVAIYEALVRLAQPFTMRLPLVDGHGNFGSLDDGPAAPRYTEARLAAPALALTADIDEDTVDFTPNYDYTLTEPEVLPASFPNLLVNGASGIAVGMATNMPPHNLIEVVAAARHLLAHPDATLEDLMSYVPGPDLPAGGMIVGLDGIREAYRTGRGKFSTRATARIENITARKKGIVVTELPYLVGPEKVIARIKETVASKKLQGITDVADLTDRKHGTRLVIGVKNGYNPEAVLAQLYRYTPLEDSFGINNVCLVDGQPRTLGLRELLDVFVRHRLTVVERRTRFRLGKRRERQHLVEGLLIAILDIDEVIQVIRSSEDAATARRRLMQVFDLSEPQANYILELQLRRLTKFSVIELEKERDELAAEIAELEAILNDESLLRDTVSRELGAVAQEFGTPRRTVLLEAAGTGAGALNGGVGAPGGTGASQDRRRAAEVSLRAGNGEVPLTVPDDPCQVLLSATGLVARVSGAEPVPRSGGRQRHDALTSQVATTARGHVGAVTDTGRLVRMEVLSAPEVPRLEGAPSLAGGQPAQLLADIEPDEQIVGLVPIGSCGADCATPIVLATAAGVIKRVKPGSEPKNGDAWEIISLAEGDRVVFAGVAADSDILVLVTSDARLLRFEAAKVRPQGRGASGMAGVALREGARVVTAAAVPDDLLAEAVVVTVADGTGALPGTGSGSVKVTPLDRYPAKGRATGGVRAQRFLRGENELVFAWVGVGPARAVGSGGQPVDLPAADERRDASGTPLPAPITGIG; translated from the coding sequence ATGCCGAAGTCCGCACCACCGACACCCCCGCCCACCGACCATCTCATCGTGGAGCAAGACCTGCCCACGGAGATGCGTACCTCCTTCCTGGAGTACGCCTACTCGGTCATTTACGCGCGGGCCCTTCCGGACGCTCGGGACGGCCTGAAGCCGGTCCAGCGGCGCATCCTGTTCCAAATGGATCGGATGGGGCTGCGCCCGGACCGTCCGCATGTGAAGTCCTCCCGCGTGGTCGGCGACGTCATGGGGCGGCTGCACCCGCACGGGGATGTCGCCATCTACGAGGCGCTGGTGCGGCTGGCCCAGCCCTTCACCATGCGGTTGCCGCTGGTGGACGGGCACGGCAACTTCGGTTCCCTGGACGACGGCCCCGCCGCTCCTCGTTACACGGAGGCGCGTCTGGCCGCCCCCGCCCTGGCATTGACGGCGGATATCGACGAGGACACGGTCGACTTCACCCCGAATTACGACTACACCCTTACCGAACCTGAGGTGCTGCCGGCCTCCTTCCCTAACCTGTTGGTGAACGGGGCCTCCGGCATTGCGGTGGGCATGGCCACGAATATGCCGCCGCACAACCTGATCGAGGTGGTAGCGGCGGCCCGGCACCTGCTGGCACATCCGGATGCCACCCTGGAGGACTTGATGTCCTACGTGCCCGGACCGGATCTGCCGGCCGGCGGCATGATTGTGGGCCTGGACGGCATCCGCGAGGCCTACCGCACCGGGCGCGGCAAATTCTCCACGCGCGCCACCGCCCGCATCGAGAACATCACCGCCCGCAAGAAGGGCATTGTGGTCACCGAGCTGCCCTACCTGGTGGGACCGGAGAAGGTGATAGCCCGCATTAAGGAGACCGTGGCCTCCAAGAAGCTGCAGGGCATCACCGACGTGGCGGACCTGACGGACCGCAAGCACGGCACGCGCTTGGTGATCGGGGTGAAGAACGGCTACAACCCAGAGGCGGTGCTGGCCCAGCTGTACCGGTACACGCCTTTGGAGGACTCCTTCGGCATCAACAATGTGTGCCTGGTGGACGGTCAGCCGCGCACCCTCGGTCTGCGCGAGTTGCTGGACGTGTTCGTCCGCCACCGCCTGACGGTGGTGGAGCGCCGCACCCGCTTCCGCCTGGGCAAGCGGCGCGAGCGCCAGCACCTGGTGGAGGGCCTGCTGATCGCGATCCTGGATATCGACGAGGTCATCCAGGTAATCCGTTCCAGCGAGGATGCCGCTACGGCCCGTCGGCGGCTGATGCAGGTTTTCGACCTGTCCGAGCCGCAGGCCAACTACATTCTGGAACTGCAGCTGCGGCGCCTGACGAAGTTCTCCGTGATCGAGCTGGAGAAGGAGCGCGACGAGCTGGCGGCGGAGATCGCCGAGCTGGAGGCGATCCTGAATGACGAGTCACTGCTGCGGGACACAGTGTCCAGGGAACTGGGAGCAGTGGCGCAGGAGTTCGGCACGCCGCGGCGCACGGTGCTGTTGGAGGCGGCGGGCACGGGCGCGGGGGCTCTCAACGGCGGTGTGGGCGCGCCCGGCGGCACCGGAGCCTCGCAGGACAGACGGCGGGCCGCGGAGGTGAGTTTACGCGCCGGGAACGGTGAGGTGCCGTTGACGGTTCCGGACGATCCCTGCCAGGTGCTGCTGTCGGCCACCGGCCTGGTGGCCCGCGTGAGCGGGGCGGAGCCGGTGCCGCGCTCGGGCGGCCGGCAGCGCCATGACGCGCTTACCTCTCAGGTGGCGACTACGGCGCGCGGGCACGTCGGCGCAGTCACCGATACGGGTCGGCTGGTGCGCATGGAGGTGCTGTCCGCCCCGGAGGTGCCGCGCCTGGAAGGGGCGCCGTCGCTTGCCGGCGGTCAGCCCGCACAGCTGCTGGCCGATATCGAGCCGGACGAGCAGATCGTGGGACTGGTGCCGATCGGGTCTTGCGGTGCTGACTGCGCCACGCCGATTGTGCTGGCCACGGCAGCTGGCGTGATCAAGCGCGTCAAGCCGGGCAGTGAGCCCAAGAACGGCGACGCCTGGGAGATCATCTCCCTGGCCGAGGGCGACCGCGTGGTTTTCGCCGGGGTAGCGGCAGACTCCGACATACTGGTGTTGGTGACCTCCGATGCTCGCCTGTTGCGCTTCGAGGCGGCCAAGGTGCGTCCGCAGGGACGCGGCGCCAGCGGCATGGCGGGGGTGGCACTGCGCGAGGGGGCCCGGGTGGTCACCGCGGCGGCGGTACCTGACGACCTGCTGGCCGAGGCCGTGGTGGTCACGGTGGCAGACGGTACGGGGGCTCTGCCCGGCACGGGCTCGGGCAGTGTGAAGGTCACGCCCTTGGATCGGTACCCGGCCAAGGGGCGGGCAACCGGCGGGGTGCGCGCCCAGCGCTTCCTGCGCGGCGAGAACGAACTGGTATTCGCCTGGGTGGGAGTCGGACCGGCCCGAGCCGTGGGCAGTGGCGGCCAGCCGGTCGACCTGCCGGCGGCCGATGAGCGCAGGGACGCCTCGGGCACGCCCCTGCCCGCACCCATAACCGGGATCGGCTAA
- a CDS encoding DUF5998 family protein has translation MTWTAQARPGDEVPTPTSLADEVTRAGYYPELVLGTLDAAVAGEEVLVDLVQAETVFDDAVHRHLTVLALTGTRLIIVHVDDAPREDGLPGALATSEAVPISRIRSVGLTRGVSEPAADGGRLTEMTIALSWGSVRRIDLEPASCADPDCQADHGLTGVSVPDDIVVRVAAGVEGDAALARAENFARVLSAATARAAARI, from the coding sequence ATGACGTGGACTGCGCAGGCTCGCCCGGGGGACGAGGTCCCCACCCCGACGTCCCTGGCCGACGAGGTCACCCGCGCCGGCTACTACCCGGAGCTGGTGCTAGGCACACTGGACGCCGCTGTTGCGGGGGAGGAGGTGCTCGTGGACCTCGTTCAGGCGGAAACCGTTTTCGACGATGCCGTCCACCGGCACCTGACGGTGCTGGCTCTGACCGGCACTCGGCTGATCATCGTCCATGTGGATGACGCTCCCCGCGAGGACGGTCTGCCCGGGGCCCTGGCGACCAGCGAGGCCGTTCCCATCTCCCGGATCAGGTCGGTGGGCCTGACGCGCGGGGTCAGTGAGCCGGCGGCCGACGGCGGGCGCCTGACGGAGATGACCATCGCCCTGTCATGGGGCTCCGTGCGCCGCATAGACCTCGAGCCCGCCAGCTGCGCGGACCCCGATTGCCAGGCCGACCACGGTCTGACCGGCGTGTCCGTTCCGGACGACATTGTGGTACGTGTTGCCGCCGGGGTGGAGGGCGACGCGGCTCTGGCCCGGGCGGAGAACTTCGCTCGCGTCCTGTCCGCGGCCACCGCCCGAGCGGCGGCACGCATATGA
- a CDS encoding alkaline phosphatase family protein, with the protein MTVAHLRVVLAAAAVGAGLTLRAGPAEAVTAAEAQRAAGAWGLLSDGGAQDSSGIVVVLVDGLGLQLLQERRGHAPTLRRLLSDAESTSGSGVARTCVPSTTAAALTTLGTGALPGATGMVGYCVLNPRLARKLPVGTVPAAENNLSLITWEGKAPDPRHWQDVPTVFERLTAGPRSAVTVPPAVTIGPKRFAGSGLTEAALRGAPHLGADRMEERPELAAGALRRGVPLVYLYVGELDHAGHRHGWRSEHWLLQLERLDSTMAELLRRVPAGTRVLLTADHGMVDTEPARRLNLTDNPELSRDVVAVAGEPRFSQLYVPHSDPELAAAVADRWRTVLGERALWVGTGREATALLGPVGERTESVLGDVLVAMADNWVVVDPRVHSDSAMAMPGVHGSLTEAEMMVPLLVARA; encoded by the coding sequence ATGACCGTCGCCCACCTGCGCGTGGTCCTGGCGGCGGCCGCCGTCGGCGCCGGGTTGACGCTGCGCGCAGGCCCGGCGGAGGCGGTCACCGCCGCCGAGGCGCAGCGGGCGGCCGGAGCCTGGGGACTGCTTAGCGACGGCGGTGCGCAGGACTCATCTGGGATCGTAGTCGTGCTGGTGGACGGACTGGGACTGCAACTACTGCAGGAGCGCCGAGGACACGCACCCACGCTGCGGCGTCTGCTGTCTGACGCCGAATCCACTTCCGGGAGCGGCGTCGCCCGCACCTGCGTGCCATCCACGACAGCCGCCGCCCTGACCACACTGGGCACAGGGGCCCTTCCTGGCGCCACCGGTATGGTTGGATACTGTGTTCTAAACCCCCGGTTGGCTCGTAAGCTCCCGGTTGGAACAGTCCCCGCCGCCGAGAACAACCTGAGCTTGATCACCTGGGAGGGCAAAGCTCCCGACCCGCGTCACTGGCAGGACGTGCCCACGGTGTTTGAACGGCTCACCGCGGGTCCACGTTCCGCTGTGACAGTGCCACCGGCCGTAACCATCGGACCGAAGCGATTCGCCGGATCGGGCCTTACCGAGGCGGCGCTGCGGGGCGCCCCTCACCTGGGCGCCGATCGGATGGAGGAACGGCCCGAGCTGGCCGCCGGTGCCCTGCGACGCGGTGTGCCGCTGGTTTATCTGTATGTCGGCGAACTGGACCACGCCGGCCACAGGCATGGATGGCGCTCGGAGCACTGGCTGCTTCAGCTCGAGCGCCTGGATTCCACAATGGCGGAGCTGCTGCGGCGCGTGCCCGCCGGTACCCGCGTACTGCTCACCGCTGATCACGGCATGGTTGACACCGAACCTGCTCGCCGTCTGAACCTGACCGACAACCCCGAGCTGTCTCGCGACGTCGTCGCCGTCGCCGGGGAGCCGCGCTTCAGCCAGTTGTACGTGCCGCATTCGGATCCCGAGCTCGCCGCGGCGGTGGCCGACCGATGGCGGACGGTGTTGGGTGAGCGTGCCCTGTGGGTCGGCACCGGCAGGGAGGCGACCGCCCTACTCGGGCCGGTGGGGGAGCGCACCGAAAGCGTCCTGGGGGATGTGCTGGTTGCCATGGCCGACAATTGGGTGGTGGTTGACCCGCGTGTCCACTCCGACAGTGCGATGGCCATGCCGGGCGTGCACGGTTCTCTTACGGAGGCCGAGATGATGGTGCCACTGTTGGTGGCCCGGGCTTGA
- the sepH gene encoding septation protein SepH codes for MIELELLGANGDTIVMTDSRGERYSIVVDDALRAAVRRARPAALAPTSPPPVPGQAVRPRELQALMRAGASAEEVASATGLDVEHVRRFEGPVIAERLWAVQQAQACRIGWEKDSPVLGELAVDRLATRGVEPTSLEWDALREGREPWQIVLTFVQGAQAKRAHWELDLTARSVSALDDEARWLTEAGGARRPTVFDQDSAAPGAASPTSPPSARTPATASEPPDTPASAVDITDALLADLASNRGRRIETQAPTEEDTAPPDTGNTRADTPTQGQAQVVSMSERRRAHTGNHPAGSRLRTTPTSAPEQEDRSEASAAQEALPDMPAAPAPKPKRRARRSVPSWDEIVFGAKPE; via the coding sequence ATGATCGAGTTAGAGCTGTTGGGCGCCAACGGCGACACCATCGTCATGACCGACTCACGCGGTGAGCGCTACAGCATCGTGGTTGATGACGCGCTGCGGGCCGCCGTGAGACGTGCGCGCCCCGCGGCTCTGGCTCCGACCTCGCCTCCGCCCGTTCCCGGCCAGGCCGTCCGTCCTCGGGAGCTGCAGGCCCTTATGCGCGCCGGCGCCAGCGCCGAGGAGGTGGCCTCAGCCACCGGCCTTGATGTGGAGCATGTGCGCCGTTTCGAGGGGCCGGTCATCGCCGAGCGGCTGTGGGCGGTGCAGCAGGCCCAGGCCTGCCGGATTGGCTGGGAGAAGGACTCCCCCGTGCTGGGCGAGCTGGCGGTCGACCGGCTGGCCACACGCGGTGTTGAGCCGACAAGCCTCGAATGGGATGCCCTGCGGGAGGGCCGCGAGCCGTGGCAGATCGTGTTGACCTTCGTGCAGGGCGCTCAGGCCAAGCGCGCGCACTGGGAGCTGGATCTGACGGCCCGCTCCGTATCCGCTCTCGACGACGAGGCCCGGTGGCTGACGGAGGCTGGCGGTGCGCGCCGCCCCACCGTCTTTGACCAGGACTCCGCCGCGCCCGGAGCCGCGTCCCCGACCTCGCCGCCGTCGGCGCGCACTCCCGCCACGGCCTCCGAACCGCCGGACACGCCTGCGTCCGCAGTCGACATCACCGACGCGCTCTTGGCGGACTTGGCCTCCAACCGTGGGCGTCGGATCGAGACGCAGGCGCCCACCGAGGAGGACACTGCCCCACCGGACACCGGAAATACGCGGGCCGACACTCCCACACAGGGGCAGGCGCAGGTGGTGTCCATGTCTGAACGCCGTCGCGCTCACACCGGCAACCACCCTGCCGGCAGCCGCCTGCGGACCACGCCCACATCCGCTCCTGAGCAGGAGGACCGCTCGGAGGCCTCCGCCGCCCAGGAGGCATTGCCGGACATGCCCGCCGCGCCCGCCCCCAAGCCCAAACGACGCGCCCGGCGCTCGGTGCCCTCATGGGATGAGATCGTCTTCGGCGCCAAGCCGGAATAG
- a CDS encoding DUF4193 domain-containing protein — translation MATDYDAPRKNDDEPEADSIEELTARQKDQSSEAIEEDENEVAEGFELPGADLSREELSVHVVPQLEDEFTCSECFLVHHRSSLAYVDDATGLPVCTDCAG, via the coding sequence ATGGCAACCGACTACGACGCCCCGCGCAAGAACGACGACGAGCCCGAAGCCGATTCCATTGAGGAGCTCACCGCTCGTCAGAAGGATCAGTCCTCGGAGGCGATTGAGGAGGATGAGAACGAAGTCGCCGAGGGCTTCGAACTCCCCGGGGCCGACCTGTCCCGAGAGGAGTTGAGTGTGCACGTCGTCCCGCAGTTGGAGGACGAGTTCACCTGCTCGGAATGCTTCCTGGTACACCACCGCAGCTCCCTTGCGTATGTTGACGATGCCACCGGCCTGCCGGTGTGCACGGACTGCGCCGGTTGA
- a CDS encoding DUF3710 domain-containing protein, with the protein MGLFSRRNRDDVQAEETDQQDPQAPATGPWDADAVPADTAAAGRVDLGSLRVPAVDGMQIRMERAGRDAEASAAVLILGGSTLELRAFAAPRTAGIWDDLRGDITAELTRAKATYEIVDGDHGVEILAQVPVRTPEGRGATMAARFIGVDGPRWFLRGVLQGRAATDADAARPLREIFANTVVVRDGAARPPREILPLHAPGVTTAPAAEELPGLDPLRPGPTIAEVR; encoded by the coding sequence ATGGGCCTGTTCTCCCGACGCAACCGTGACGACGTCCAAGCCGAAGAGACGGATCAGCAGGATCCGCAGGCGCCTGCGACCGGCCCCTGGGACGCCGATGCCGTCCCTGCCGACACCGCAGCCGCGGGGCGTGTTGACCTGGGCTCCCTGCGGGTGCCCGCGGTTGACGGCATGCAGATCCGTATGGAACGGGCCGGCCGGGACGCCGAGGCATCGGCCGCCGTCCTGATCCTGGGCGGTTCTACACTGGAGCTGCGCGCCTTCGCGGCGCCGCGTACCGCTGGCATCTGGGATGACCTGCGCGGCGACATCACCGCCGAGTTGACTCGTGCCAAGGCCACTTACGAGATCGTCGATGGTGACCACGGCGTCGAGATTCTCGCCCAGGTGCCGGTGCGCACTCCGGAAGGGCGCGGTGCGACCATGGCCGCCCGCTTCATCGGCGTCGACGGGCCACGGTGGTTCCTGCGAGGCGTACTTCAGGGACGCGCCGCAACCGACGCCGACGCCGCCCGTCCCCTGCGCGAGATCTTCGCCAACACCGTTGTGGTGCGCGACGGTGCCGCCCGTCCTCCCCGCGAGATCCTGCCGCTACACGCCCCCGGCGTGACCACGGCCCCCGCGGCCGAGGAACTGCCCGGCCTGGACCCGTTGCGGCCTGGCCCCACCATCGCCGAGGTGCGATGA
- a CDS encoding nucleotide-binding protein: protein MRRHAVPVKDLIPRRRAHVSGVLRAVTYRPASAKPVLVGQLDDGTGVVDLIWMGRRAIAGIRPGVCLRAEGMVVAGRSRPCIYNPFYEILGEAP from the coding sequence ATGAGGCGGCACGCCGTCCCCGTCAAGGATCTGATTCCGCGCAGACGCGCCCACGTGTCCGGTGTGTTGCGTGCCGTCACGTACCGACCCGCCTCCGCCAAGCCGGTGTTGGTCGGTCAGCTCGACGACGGCACCGGCGTGGTGGACCTGATCTGGATGGGGAGACGCGCGATCGCCGGCATACGACCGGGTGTCTGCCTTCGGGCCGAGGGCATGGTGGTGGCCGGTCGCTCCCGTCCCTGCATTTACAACCCTTTTTACGAGATCCTCGGGGAGGCACCATGA
- a CDS encoding DUF3159 domain-containing protein, which yields MSEQSGSGVSPVHSGLGTINADRFDAAAAVGGWRGVLESIAPTLMFVCVLALRPQDLAAALLASLTVSAAALAIRLSARQPLTQVLGGVAAALVSALWAWRSGSATNFYATGLVINAVWLAVTGGSLLLRRPLVGLFVRIWRTASGDGHSDSPQARRRYGVGTGILAGMFLLRLTVELPLYLAGEAAVGALGLARLALGVPLFALTLWFVWQVVNPVLRPTPVPRPGS from the coding sequence ATGAGCGAGCAGTCCGGATCCGGCGTCTCGCCCGTCCACAGCGGGCTCGGCACCATTAACGCCGATCGCTTCGACGCCGCGGCGGCCGTCGGCGGCTGGCGGGGCGTCCTGGAGTCAATTGCTCCCACACTCATGTTCGTGTGTGTGCTTGCCCTGCGTCCTCAAGACCTGGCGGCCGCGCTGCTCGCCTCCTTGACGGTCAGTGCCGCCGCCCTGGCGATCCGACTGAGCGCTCGCCAGCCGCTGACTCAGGTGCTCGGCGGTGTGGCGGCGGCACTCGTCAGTGCCCTGTGGGCGTGGCGTTCAGGAAGTGCCACGAATTTCTATGCCACGGGTCTGGTGATCAATGCCGTCTGGCTGGCGGTCACCGGCGGCTCACTGCTGCTGCGCCGACCCTTGGTAGGACTGTTCGTCCGGATCTGGCGCACGGCATCGGGCGACGGGCATTCCGACTCTCCGCAGGCACGACGCCGCTACGGGGTCGGAACCGGTATCCTGGCAGGTATGTTCTTACTGCGGCTGACAGTAGAACTGCCCTTGTACCTGGCTGGCGAGGCCGCCGTAGGTGCACTCGGCCTGGCCCGGCTCGCGCTCGGCGTGCCTCTGTTCGCCCTGACCCTGTGGTTTGTATGGCAGGTGGTCAACCCAGTGCTCAGGCCGACTCCGGTCCCGCGTCCGGGGTCTTAG
- a CDS encoding potassium channel family protein, with product MKILIAGAGSVGRSIARELISHGHTVTLVDRAPDAMRIASVPEADWQLADACDVGSLAEAGAGDCDVVVSATGDDKVNLVVSLLAKTEYGVPRTVARVNNPKNEWLFDDTWGVDVAVSTPRIMTALVEEAVSVGSLVPVFTFHQSAVFMHELTLPDDSPVIGEPVAEVDLPPHTLLAAILRDSRPIRPGRDDRFERGDELLFLTVQAGEAALSEIPAIFTGVAGPHEPKTPDAGPESA from the coding sequence ATGAAGATCCTCATTGCGGGAGCAGGCTCGGTGGGACGCTCCATAGCCCGCGAACTGATCAGCCACGGACACACCGTCACCCTGGTGGACCGTGCTCCAGACGCCATGCGCATCGCTTCTGTTCCGGAAGCGGACTGGCAGTTGGCCGATGCTTGTGACGTGGGCTCACTGGCGGAGGCGGGCGCAGGCGACTGTGACGTGGTCGTCTCCGCCACCGGCGACGACAAGGTCAATCTGGTCGTCTCCCTGCTGGCTAAAACCGAATACGGGGTGCCGCGCACGGTGGCGCGGGTGAACAACCCGAAGAACGAGTGGCTGTTTGACGACACCTGGGGCGTGGATGTGGCCGTCTCCACCCCGCGCATCATGACGGCTCTGGTGGAGGAGGCCGTTAGCGTCGGCTCGCTGGTCCCCGTATTTACCTTCCACCAGTCCGCAGTGTTCATGCACGAGTTGACACTGCCGGACGACTCCCCCGTGATCGGCGAGCCGGTCGCTGAGGTGGATCTGCCGCCACACACACTTCTGGCCGCGATTCTGCGAGACTCCAGACCGATTCGGCCCGGCCGTGACGACAGGTTCGAGCGGGGCGATGAGCTGCTCTTCCTCACCGTGCAGGCCGGTGAGGCGGCGCTGAGTGAGATTCCGGCGATCTTCACAGGGGTTGCCGGGCCGCACGAGCCTAAGACCCCGGACGCGGGACCGGAGTCGGCCTGA
- a CDS encoding potassium channel family protein has translation MHFVIMGCGRVGASMASQLDHMGHSVAVIDQNSDAFRRLPATFNGRKVKGIGFDRDALEQAGIDEAYAFAAVSNGDNSNVIAARVARELFGVEHVVARIYDPTRADVYERLGIPTVATVRQTAEHMMRRLLPGGGAQEFMDPSGAAGLIQPDMSSAWVGTTIGSLEEQLAVRVAWLSRGSGVVIPQASTVIQEHDRLHLAASTQQLSAVQRALSRPPVQEV, from the coding sequence GTGCACTTCGTCATCATGGGCTGCGGCCGGGTGGGGGCCTCCATGGCCTCTCAGCTGGACCACATGGGTCATTCGGTGGCCGTCATCGACCAGAACTCTGACGCGTTCCGGCGACTGCCGGCCACGTTCAACGGGCGTAAGGTCAAGGGCATCGGTTTTGACCGGGACGCGTTGGAGCAGGCGGGCATAGACGAGGCCTACGCCTTCGCAGCCGTTTCCAACGGTGACAATTCCAACGTGATCGCCGCGCGCGTGGCGCGGGAGCTGTTCGGCGTCGAACATGTGGTCGCCCGTATCTATGACCCCACTCGCGCCGACGTCTACGAACGGCTCGGCATCCCCACCGTGGCGACGGTGCGGCAGACGGCCGAGCACATGATGCGGCGTCTGCTGCCGGGCGGTGGGGCGCAGGAGTTCATGGATCCGTCGGGCGCGGCGGGACTAATCCAGCCGGACATGTCCTCGGCATGGGTTGGCACCACGATCGGCTCGCTGGAGGAACAGCTCGCGGTGCGGGTGGCCTGGTTGTCACGCGGGTCGGGAGTGGTCATCCCGCAGGCGAGTACCGTCATTCAGGAGCATGACCGACTGCATCTGGCCGCCTCCACGCAGCAGTTGTCGGCCGTTCAGCGCGCCCTGTCCCGCCCACCCGTCCAGGAGGTTTGA